Genomic window (Allostreptomyces psammosilenae):
GCACCGGGTGGTGGTGCTGAACTTCGGCCGGGTGATCGCGCAAGGCGCGCCGGAGGAGGTGCAGCGCGACCCGGTGGTGGTGGAGGCCTACCTGGGCACCTCGGGGGCCGAGGAGGCCGCGGCCGACCAGGCGGACCAGGCCGACCAGGCGGGCACGGCCGGCGGGGACGGTGGCGACGGTGAGCGGGCCGGCGGCACCGGGGACGCCGGCCAGGACGACGAGGACGGCGCGGCGCGGTCCGGTCAGGAGGAGCGATGAGCATGCTCGACCGGGTGCGCAAGCGGCCCGACGACCAGGCGGCGGCCGGCGGGTCGGCCTCCGGGGAGCGGCCGGTGGTCCTGGAGCTCTCCGACCTGCGGGTCGGCTACGGGGCGATCGAGGCGCTGCACGGCATCGACGTGACGGTCCGCCAGGGCGAGGTGGTGGCCCTGCTCGGCGCCAACGGCGCGGGCAAGACGACCACCCTGCGCACGATCTCCGGCCTGCTGCGGCCGCACTCCGGCAGCGTCGTGCTGGAGGGGCGCCGGATCGACGGGATGAAGGCCCACCAGGTGGTGGGTCTGGGTGTCGGGCACGTGCCGGAGGGCCGTCGGGTGTTCCCGGCGATGTCGGTGCTGGAGAACCTCCAGATGGGCGCCTACCGGTTCCGGCGGGTGCCGACGGAGGACCTGGACCGGGTGTTCACGCTGTTCCCGCGTCTGGCGGAGCGGCGTGCCCAGCAGGCGGGGACGCTCTCCGGTGGCGAGCAGCAGATGCTGGCGATCGGCCGCGCGCTGATGGGGCGTCCGCGGGTGCTGCTGCTGGACGAGCCGTCCATGGGGCTGGCGCCGCTGATCGTGGCGCAGATCTTCGACATCGTGGCGGAGATCAACCGCCAGGGCACGACCGTGCTGCTGGTGGAGCAGAACGCGACCCAGGCGCTGCGGCTGGCGGACCGGGGCTACGTGCTGGAGACCGGTTCGGTGGTGATGTCGGCCGAGGCCGCCACGCTGCTGGCCGACCCGCGGGTGCGGGAGGCCTACCTCGGTGAGGGGGCCGCGTAGCCGCCCCTCCCGTGTTCCGCGCCGCCCTCCCCACCGGCCCTCGGTGGGGAGGGCGGTGGCGTTTCGACGCCGTTTCGAAGCAGATGTCTTTCCTTCGTGCAGACCTCTTGCGGAATCTTGCCGCAAGACCATAGCGTCCGGATCAAACGCCGGCCCTCCCGTGTGCCGTCCGTGCCTGCGCGGCTCCCGCGGTGAGGGCCGGCGCGCCGTGGCGTGGTGTGGGCCGGCGACCGTCCCCGAGTCGCGAGGAGTCCCCCACGGTGTTTGCGAAGATGCGTGCACCCGACCCCGCCAAGTGGCATAGGCATGACATGAGACCGGCGCCGCGGCAGCGCCGCGCCGGGCGCCCCCGGCGGTCCGCCGCGCTGCTGGCCGCGGCCGTGCTGCTGCCGCTGCTGCCGGCCGCCGCCGGCGCGAGCGCCGAGGAACTGCCGCCGCCGCCCTCCGACGCCGAACTGGCCGCCGCGCCGGAACGGCACGACCTGAGCCGGGAGCAGTTCTACTTCGTCCTGCCCGACCGCTTCGCCAACGGCGACACCGGCAACGACACCGGCGGCATCACCGGAGGCCGGCTGGACCACGGCTTCGACCCCACCAACGAGGGCTTCTACCACGGCGGCGACCTGCGCGGCCTGATCGACCGCCTGGACTACATCGAGGACCTCGGCACCACCGCCATCTGGATGGCGCCGGTCTTCACCAACCGCCCGGTCCAGGGCGCCGGGGAGAGCGCCTCCGCCGGCTACCACGGTTACTGGATCACCGACTTCACCACCGTCGACCCGCACTTCGGCACCAACGCCGAACTGGCCGAACTCGTCGACGAGGCCCACGCGCGGGGGATGAAGGTCTTCTTCGACGTCATCACCAACCACACCGCGGACGTCCTCACGAACGCCGAGGGCACCGGCGCGTACCGCCCCGAGGGCGCCTACCCGTACGTGGACGCCTCCGGCGTCCCCTTCGACGACACCGACTACGCGGGCACCGGCACCTTCCCCGAGGTGAACACCGACTCCTTCGCCTACACCCCGGTCCTGCGGGACGGGGCCGACGCCACGGCGAAGTCCCCCGCCTGGCTCAACGACCCGACGATGTACCACAACCGGGGCGACTCCACCTTCGTGGGCGAGTCCGCGGAGAGCGGCGAGCACAGCGGGCTCGACGACCTGTGGACCGAGCGTCCCGAGGTCGTCCAGGGCATGATCGACATCTACTCCACCTGGGTGGAGGAGGTCGGCATCGACGGCTTCCGGATCGACACCGTCAAGCACGTCGACATGGACTTCTGGAAGCAGTGGGCCCCGGCCGTCGCCGAGAACGCCGCCGAACTCGGCCACGACGACTTCTTCATGTTCGGCGAGGTCCACGACCCCAACGCCTCGTTCACCTCGCGGTACGTCACCGAGGGCGGGCTGCAGGCCGCGCTGGACTTCCCCTTCGCCTACGCCGCCCGCGAGTACGTCTCCCAGGGCGGCTCGGCCCGGGCACTCGGTGAGATGTTCGCCGAGGACTACTGGTACACCTCGGCCGACAGCAACGCCTACTCCTCGCCCACCTTCCTGGGCAACCACGACATGGGCCGGTTCGGCTCCTTCCTGCTCCAGGACAACCCCGGCGCCACCCAGGACGAACTCCTCGCCCGGGACCGGCTCGGCCACGAACTGCTCTTCCTCAGCCGCGGCCAACCCGTCGTCTACTACGGCGACGAGCAGGGCATGACCGGCAGCGGCGGCGACAAGGCCGCCCGCCACGACCTGTTCGCCTCCGCCACGCCGATCTACAACGACGACCCGGTGCTCGGCGGCGAGAGCGGCTCGCGGGACAACTACGACACCGACTCGCCGATGTACCTGACCATCAGCGAGCTGTCCGAGCTGACCGCCGCCCACCCCGCCCTGCGGGACGGCACCCAGACCGAGCGGTACGCCGACGACGGCGCCGGCGTCTACGCCTTCTCCCGCACCGACGCCGAGGAGCGGGTCGAGTACCTGGTCGCGGTCAACAACGCCGAGCAGCCGCGCACCGCCGAGCTGCCCACCTTCTCCGCCGGCATGACGTTCGACCGGCTGTACCCGGCCGGCGGAACGGCGCCCGCGTCGCTGACGTCCGCCGCGGACGCCACGGTCACCGTCGAGGTGCCCGCGCTCTCCGCCGTCGTCTACCGGGCCGCCGCGCCGCTCGCCGAGCCGGCCGACGCCCCCGCCCTCACCCTCACCACCCCGGCCGACGGCGCCTCCGGCACCGTGACCCTGGAGGCCGAGGTCACCGGCGGCGACCTGAACCGGGTCACCTTCGCGGCCGCCGTCGGCGAGGACGACTGGCAGGTGCTCGGCACCGCCGACGCCGCCCCCCACCGCGTCACCCAGAACCTCTCCGGCGTCCCCGCCGGCACCACCGTGCGCTACAAGGCCGTGGTCGAGGACAGCGCAGGCAACCTCGCCTCCACCACCGGCCAGACCGTCCTCGGCGCCGAACCGCCCGAACCCGACCCGGTGGCCGTCCAGCGCGACCACGCCGTCGTCCACTACGTCCGCGAGGACGGCGACTACGACGACTGGAACCTGTACGCCTGGGGCGACATCGCCGACGGCGCCGCCACCGAGTACCCCGACGGCGCCCCGTTCGTCGGCCGCGACGCCTACGGCGCCTTCGCCTGGGTGCCGCTGAAGCCCGGCGCCAGCGAGATCGGCTTCCTCGTCGTCGACGACCAGGGCAACAAGGACGTCAGCGCCGACCGCACCATCGACGTCACCGCCACCGGCGAGGTCTGGATCCGCGAGGGCCAGCAGGAGGTGCTCACCGAACCCCCCATCGAGCAGCCCGACCCGCCCGCCGACACCGCCGTGCTGCACTACCACCGCGAGGACGGCGACTACACCGGCTGGGGCCTGCACACCTGGACCGGCTCCGCCAACCCCACCGACTGGAACGCCCCGCTCCAGCCCGTCTCCCAGGACGCCTACGGCGTCACCTTCGAGGTCCCGCTGCTGCCCGGCGCCACCACGCTGAACTACATCGTCCACAAGGGCGACGAGAAGGACCTGCCGAGCGACCGCTCACTGGACCTGGCCGCCGTCGGACGCGAGGTCTGGCTGCTCGCCGGCCGGGAGGGCCAGCTGCTACCGCAGGCCGGCGGCACCGGCGCCGCGCTCGACGTCACCACGGCCTACGCCCAGTGGATCGACGCGGGCACCGTGGTCTGGGACGCGGACCTGCCGCCCGCCGGGACCGCCCAGCTGCGCACCGCGCCCGACGGCGGCATCGCCGTCGCCGACGGCCGGCTGACCGGCACCGACGGCGCCACCACCATCCGGCTGCAGCCGGTCGAGGGCGGGCTGACCGAGGAGCAGCGCGCCCGGTTCCCGCACCTGGCCGACCGGCCCGCCTACACCCTGGACCCGCGCGACGCCGACCGCGCCGGCGCGGCCCTGCTCGGCCAGACCGTCGCCACCATGACCGCGCCGAACGGGGCGGTCGCCGCCGCCACCGGCGTGCAGATCGCCGGGGTGCTCGACGACCTCTACGCCGAGGAGGCCGTCCGGGAGAGCCTGGGCCTCACCTGGGGCCGCGGCAACAAGCCGACCCTCGCGGTCTGGGCGCCCACCGCGCGCTCCGTCAGCCTGGAGCTGTACGGCAAGCGGCCGCGGGACGGCGCCGAGCCCGAGGTCGTCGCGATGACCCGGGACGAGGCCACCGGCGTGTGGTCGGTGACCGGCAAGCCGTCCTGGAAGGGCCAGCACTACCGCTACCGGGTGGAGGTGTGGGCGCCCGAGGCGCAGGCCGTGGTGGTCAACTCGGTCACCGACCCCTACGCCGTCGCGCTCTCCGCCGACTCCGGGTACGCCATCGTGGCGAACCTGGACGACCGCGACACCAAGCCGCGGGGCTGGGACGACCACCGCGACGGCGACGAGGCGTCGGCCACCGCGCCGGAGCTCCAGCAGATCCAGGAGCTGCACGTCCGCGACTTCTCCGTCGCCGACACCACCGTCCCCGAGGCCGACCGCGGCACCTACCGCGCCTTCACCCACGAGGACTCGGCCGGCATGCGGCACCTGCGGGAGCTCGCCGAGGCCGGCGTCACCACCGTGCACCTGCTGCCGGTGTACGACTTCGCCTCCGCCCCGGAACGCCGCGCCGACCAGGCGCTGCCGGACTGCGACCTCGCCGCGCTCCCGGCCGACTCGGCCGAGCAGCAGGAGTGCGTGATGGCCGTGGCCGCCGAGGACGCCTTCAACTGGGGCTACGACCCGTTCCACTACAACGTCCCGGAGGGCTCGTACGCCAGCAGCCCGGACGGCACCACCCGCACCCGCGAGTTCCGGGAGATGGTGCAGGCCCTGCACGACGCCGGGCTGGAGGTCGTGCTGGACGTGGTCTACAACCACACCTTCGCGGCCGGCCAGGACGAGCGCTCCGTGCTGGACCGGATCGTGCCCGGCTACTACCACCGCCTGAACGACGACGGCTCCGTCACCGCCAACAGCTGCTGCCCGGACACCGCGCCCGAGCACGCCATGATGAACAAGCTCGTGGTGGACTCGGTGGTCGGCTGGGCGCGGGACTACCAGGTGGACGGCTTCCGCTTCGACCTGATGGGCCTGATGCCCAAGCAGACCATGGTGGACGTCCGCGCGGCCCTGGACCAGCTGACGCTGGAGGAGGACGGCGTGGACGGGGAGAGCCTGTTCCTGTACGGCGAGGGCTGGAACTTCGGTGTCGTCGCCGACGACGCCCGGTTCGAGCAGGCCACCCAGATCAACATGGCCGGCACCGGCATCGCCACCTTCAACGACCGGCTGCGCGACGCGGTGCGCGGCGGCAGCCCGTTCGACGCCGACCCGGGCGTGCAGGGCTTCGCCTCCGGCCTGTACACCGACCCCAACGCCTCGACCGCCAACGGCACCGAGGCCGAGCAGCGCGCGCGGCTGCTGCACTACCAGGACCTGATCAAGGTCGGCCTGACCGGGAACCTGGCCGGGTACCGGTTCACCGACACCAGCGGCCGGGAGACCACCGGCGCCGAGGTGGACTACAACGGCGCCCCGGCCGGCTACACCGCCGCCCCGGGCGAGGCCATCACCTACGTCGACGCGCACGACAACCTCGACCTGTTCGACACCCTGGCGTTCAAGCTGCCCACCGACACCAGCGAGGAGCAGCGGTCGCGGGCGCAGACGGTGGGCCTGGCCACGGCCGTGCTCACCCAGGGGCCGGGCTTCGTGCACGCGGGCAGCGAGCGGCTGCGGTCGAAGTCGCTGGACCACAACTCGTACAACTCGGGTGACTGGTTCAACGCCATCGAGTGGGACTGCCGGGAGGGCAACGGCTTCGGCCGCGGCCTGCCGCCGGCCCGGGACAACCAGGCCAACTGGCCGTACGCGGCGCCGCTGCTGGCCGACGAGGCGCTGGTCCCCGGCTGCGAGGCCATTCGGGCCTCCAGCAACCGCTACGAGGACCTGGTGGAGATCAAGGCCGAGGAGCCGGTGTTCCACCTGGAGACGCTGGAGCAGGTGCAGCAGCGGGTGTCCTTCCCGCTGTCCGGCACCGAGGAGACGCCCGGCGTGATCACCATGCGCCTGGACGGCAGCGGCCTCGGACGCGGGGCGCACACCATCACGGTGGTGTTCAACGCCTCCCCGGACACGGTCACCCAGACCGTGGACGAGCTGGCCGGCACCCGCCAGAACCTGCACCCCGCGCAGGCCCAGGGCTCCGACCCGGTCGTCAAGCGCTCCACCTTCGACCGGACGACGGGGACCTTCACCGTCCCCGGCCGCACGGTGGCGGTCTTCGTCCAGCGCTGACGCCCTGACCGTTCGCTGATCGCCCCGGCCCGGCCACGCACCCCACGCGCGGCCGGGCCGGCGGCTTCGTGGTCGGGAGTGGCTCGGATCAGACGCCGGCTTCCACACCTTGCTCATGGCGGTTCTGATCGAGGTTCAGCGGCAGGTCCAGCCCGGCGATCAGCTCGGACTCCACCGCCCACGGTTGCGGATGCTCCACCCAGCACACACGGGCGTACTCGGCGCTCGTGCAGACGGCGGGCACCGGGGTTGTCGGAGCGCACCAGGAGTGACGACCATGCCGGGGCGAGAGGGGCGAGAGGGGCGAGAGGGGCGAGCAGTTCGTGATGCAGACGTGTGCCTAGGTCCTCGGGCTGGAACGCCTCGACGACAGCGGCCCGGACGGCACCACCGCCTGGGCCACCCGCCCCGCCGCCCCTTCCACGGCCGCGGAGGAGCGCGAACCCCGTGTGTGATGCGGCGCCCCGACCCGCAGGCGATGACGCCGCCGCTGGCGCCAAGAATGGCGCCATAATGGACCGCGGTGCCACGTTCAGCAGGTGGCCGCAGGATTCCCCGGCTACACCGTTTCCGCAGGTGAGACCCCGATCTCCGTTCGGTGAAGCGACGCGCTCGCCGGCTGTCGTCCGCTGATGTGGCGCCTTCCTCTCGCCGTGCATGACGCCATTGGCGCTTGACGTGGCGTCATAGTGATGCCAGTGTGGCTCATGTCGATCCGGGCGCCCGCCCGACCGTCGAACCGAGTCGCGCCACGCACACGCCATCACGAGATGAGGAATGGCCATGGGGGAGTCCCTGCACACCGTCACGACCCTGCCGACGCAGCGTCAGCCCGGCT
Coding sequences:
- a CDS encoding ABC transporter ATP-binding protein — its product is MSMLDRVRKRPDDQAAAGGSASGERPVVLELSDLRVGYGAIEALHGIDVTVRQGEVVALLGANGAGKTTTLRTISGLLRPHSGSVVLEGRRIDGMKAHQVVGLGVGHVPEGRRVFPAMSVLENLQMGAYRFRRVPTEDLDRVFTLFPRLAERRAQQAGTLSGGEQQMLAIGRALMGRPRVLLLDEPSMGLAPLIVAQIFDIVAEINRQGTTVLLVEQNATQALRLADRGYVLETGSVVMSAEAATLLADPRVREAYLGEGAA
- the pulA gene encoding pullulanase-type alpha-1,6-glucosidase, with translation MRPAPRQRRAGRPRRSAALLAAAVLLPLLPAAAGASAEELPPPPSDAELAAAPERHDLSREQFYFVLPDRFANGDTGNDTGGITGGRLDHGFDPTNEGFYHGGDLRGLIDRLDYIEDLGTTAIWMAPVFTNRPVQGAGESASAGYHGYWITDFTTVDPHFGTNAELAELVDEAHARGMKVFFDVITNHTADVLTNAEGTGAYRPEGAYPYVDASGVPFDDTDYAGTGTFPEVNTDSFAYTPVLRDGADATAKSPAWLNDPTMYHNRGDSTFVGESAESGEHSGLDDLWTERPEVVQGMIDIYSTWVEEVGIDGFRIDTVKHVDMDFWKQWAPAVAENAAELGHDDFFMFGEVHDPNASFTSRYVTEGGLQAALDFPFAYAAREYVSQGGSARALGEMFAEDYWYTSADSNAYSSPTFLGNHDMGRFGSFLLQDNPGATQDELLARDRLGHELLFLSRGQPVVYYGDEQGMTGSGGDKAARHDLFASATPIYNDDPVLGGESGSRDNYDTDSPMYLTISELSELTAAHPALRDGTQTERYADDGAGVYAFSRTDAEERVEYLVAVNNAEQPRTAELPTFSAGMTFDRLYPAGGTAPASLTSAADATVTVEVPALSAVVYRAAAPLAEPADAPALTLTTPADGASGTVTLEAEVTGGDLNRVTFAAAVGEDDWQVLGTADAAPHRVTQNLSGVPAGTTVRYKAVVEDSAGNLASTTGQTVLGAEPPEPDPVAVQRDHAVVHYVREDGDYDDWNLYAWGDIADGAATEYPDGAPFVGRDAYGAFAWVPLKPGASEIGFLVVDDQGNKDVSADRTIDVTATGEVWIREGQQEVLTEPPIEQPDPPADTAVLHYHREDGDYTGWGLHTWTGSANPTDWNAPLQPVSQDAYGVTFEVPLLPGATTLNYIVHKGDEKDLPSDRSLDLAAVGREVWLLAGREGQLLPQAGGTGAALDVTTAYAQWIDAGTVVWDADLPPAGTAQLRTAPDGGIAVADGRLTGTDGATTIRLQPVEGGLTEEQRARFPHLADRPAYTLDPRDADRAGAALLGQTVATMTAPNGAVAAATGVQIAGVLDDLYAEEAVRESLGLTWGRGNKPTLAVWAPTARSVSLELYGKRPRDGAEPEVVAMTRDEATGVWSVTGKPSWKGQHYRYRVEVWAPEAQAVVVNSVTDPYAVALSADSGYAIVANLDDRDTKPRGWDDHRDGDEASATAPELQQIQELHVRDFSVADTTVPEADRGTYRAFTHEDSAGMRHLRELAEAGVTTVHLLPVYDFASAPERRADQALPDCDLAALPADSAEQQECVMAVAAEDAFNWGYDPFHYNVPEGSYASSPDGTTRTREFREMVQALHDAGLEVVLDVVYNHTFAAGQDERSVLDRIVPGYYHRLNDDGSVTANSCCPDTAPEHAMMNKLVVDSVVGWARDYQVDGFRFDLMGLMPKQTMVDVRAALDQLTLEEDGVDGESLFLYGEGWNFGVVADDARFEQATQINMAGTGIATFNDRLRDAVRGGSPFDADPGVQGFASGLYTDPNASTANGTEAEQRARLLHYQDLIKVGLTGNLAGYRFTDTSGRETTGAEVDYNGAPAGYTAAPGEAITYVDAHDNLDLFDTLAFKLPTDTSEEQRSRAQTVGLATAVLTQGPGFVHAGSERLRSKSLDHNSYNSGDWFNAIEWDCREGNGFGRGLPPARDNQANWPYAAPLLADEALVPGCEAIRASSNRYEDLVEIKAEEPVFHLETLEQVQQRVSFPLSGTEETPGVITMRLDGSGLGRGAHTITVVFNASPDTVTQTVDELAGTRQNLHPAQAQGSDPVVKRSTFDRTTGTFTVPGRTVAVFVQR
- a CDS encoding GIY-YIG nuclease family protein; the encoded protein is MPAVCTSAEYARVCWVEHPQPWAVESELIAGLDLPLNLDQNRHEQGVEAGV